Proteins encoded in a region of the Quercus lobata isolate SW786 chromosome 8, ValleyOak3.0 Primary Assembly, whole genome shotgun sequence genome:
- the LOC115954741 gene encoding protein trichome birefringence-like 43: MANYIALALLVLPLLQVVVTAGEPNIQDYTKRFEKKESCDLYHGSWVYDKSYPLYDSSQCSFIEVSFACQRNGRPDKLYLKYRWQPSACNLPRFDGIDFLKRLRNKKIMFIGDSLSLNQWQSLLCMLHTATPHSEYKSERIGPLSTFTFTEYNASVMLMRNAFLVDIEHKRYGRVLKLNKLGYEKTWDGIDVLIFNTWHWWRHTGREQPWDFIQEGKHLQRDMDRLAAYEEALKTWARWVDTNVDPEKTKVFFQGISPDHSNASNWGNHNGIECKGETKPIFAPAYPRHHPAELVVEKVLRTMLKPVHLLNVTRLSQQRKDAHPSIYGLGGHYGMDCSHWCLAGVPDTWNQLLYAELISK, encoded by the exons ATGGCTAATTATATTGCTCTTGCACTCCTGGTTCTACCATTGTTGCAGGTGGTAGTAACTGCTGGGGAGCCTAACATTCAAGATTATACAAAGAGGTTTGAGAAGAAGGAGAGTTGTGATCTGTACCATGGAAGTTGGGTTTATGATAAATCATACCCTCTTTACGACTCAAGTCAGTGCAGCTTCATAGAGGTCTCATTTGCTTGCCAAAGGAACGGTCGCCCAGACAAGCTTTATCTCAAATATAGGTGGCAACCCTCTGCATGCAACTTGCCAAG gtTTGACGGTATAGATTTCTTAAAGAGATTGAGAAATAAGAAGATCATGTTTATTGGAGATTCATTAAGTTTGAATCAATGGCAGTCATTGCTATGCATGCTTCACACTGCTACGCCACACTCTGAGTATAAGTCAGAGAGGATAGGGCCCCTCTCCACATTTACATTCACG GAGTACAATGCTTCAGTGATGCTTATGCGGAATGCCTTTTTGGTGGACATTGAACACAAGAGATATGGTCGGGTTTTGAAACTCAACAAGCTTGGCTATGAGAAAACTTGGGACGGAATTGATGTATTGATTTTCAACACATGGCATTGGTGGCGTCACACCGGAAGGGAACAACC ATGGGATTTCATTCAAGAAGGGAAGCATCTACAAAGAGACATGGATCGCTTGGCTGCCTATGAGGAAGCGCTAAAGACATGGGCTCGATGGGTGGACACAAATGTTGATCCGGAAAAAACCAAGGTCTTCTTCCAAGGAATCTCACCGGATCATTCCAA TGCAAGTAATTGGGGGAACCATAATGGAATTGAATGCAAAGGAGAAACAAAACCCATATTTGCACCAGCATATCCAAGACACCATCCGGCAGAACTGGTGGTGGAAAAAGTGTTGCGAACCATGTTGAAGCCGGTGCACTTACTAAATGTAACAAGACTTTCACAACAAAGAAAAGATGCACATCCATCCATCTACGGCTTGGGAGGCCACTATGGAATGGACTGCAGCCATTGGTGTCTTGCTGGAGTTCCAGATACATGGAATCAACTTTTATACGCAGAACTCATAAGTAAATAA